The window CCGGTGTTTCATGAGCGGTGAGATGGACGATCTTGCTGTCGCGATTCTCATTGCGCTTGCGGCGGGATTCCCGGCCCTCGGTGGAGGCCAGTTCCCGCAGGCCCTGGCTGATGGCGACGGTATCAGGCCGTCGTCCAGAGCGGCGGAGGTCGCTGATGACCGCCATGTAGTCCGCAAAGGAAACCTGTTGGGTTTGAAAGTATCCCGAGATCTCCTCGCTGGCACGTTGAAAGGCCTCATGCTCATCGACTTCGACGGGCGGAGGTGTCGGTACGACCTGCTGGATTGAGTTCATCGACATGGTCAAACTTCCTGCATCCGGTTGCGTGAGGCGATTTGTAGCGCAATTCGCCGGTTTTCGCCAAGCGATTTATCGGGCAGGCTGGGTCGCTGCTCCCGGGGTGGGTGCAGATGCCGCATCAGGGGGAAGGTGCTGGTTGATTTCCAGCAGGTTACCCCAGTTTGTACGGCTGGCCATCTGGGCGCGTGTTGCCGGGGAGATCACCCCGGCCTCATTGCGCAGTTCCCAGCCTCCGCCCATGGCCCGGTACGCGGCGATAAGGCTGTTGGCGTATTGGCCTTTTGCCTGCGCCAGCGCATCTTCTGCGGCAAGTCGCTGGCTCTGGGCGGTGAGCACGCGGGCATAATCGGCTGTGCCGAGTTCATATTGGAGGTTGGCAATCTCGACGGCGCTTGATGCCGCTTTGACGGCGGCCTGCAACTGGGCCACGCGGCGGGAGCTGTTTACATAATCGGCCAGGGCATCCTGCACCTCGCGCTGGGCGTTGAGCACGGCGTGCTGGTAGTTGAGTAACCCCTCTTGGAACGAAGCGTCGGCCACCCGGACCTGATTGACGAGCCGTCCGTAGTTGAAGATGGGAACGACGAGGGAACCTGCCGAGTTTGCCGCGGCCTGCTGCCAGTTGAAGAAGTTGGAGAAAGAGACGTTCTCGCTTCCCCCGGTGTAGCCGAAGGTGCCGTTTAGCGAGAAAGAAGGCAGGATCTTTGCAAACTCGACGCCGATGCGGGCGGATCGGGAGGCGGCTTCCAGGCCAGCCTGACGAACGTCGGGGCGGCGGCGGAGGAGATCGGCGGGGACTCCTGCGGCAAGGTTCGATGGTGGAGTGGGAATCGATCCGGAACTGCCGACTCTGCGCTCGGTTTCGACGGGCGTCTCACCGAGAAGGACAGCCAGGCTGTCGATGGCCCGCTGCAAGGCGGTTTGAATGGACGGCCCTTCGGCTTCGGTCGTGGCGAGTTGAGCCTTGGCCTGTTCGACATCGAGATCGCCCACTCGGCCAGCGGTACGGCGGGCGACTGCGACCTCAACACTCTTTTTCTGCTGGGCGATATTGGCGCGATTGACTGCAAGACGGGCCTGGAGAGTGCGGATGTTGACGTAGGTCGACGCGACATCCGCGACAAGCGTCACGAGTATCGAGTCGTAGGCGGCGATGGTCGCCAGATAGCCTGCGCGATCACTCTGAATCTGGCGGCGATACTTGCCCCAGAAATCGATCTCCCACGAAACTGATACCAGCGCCTGGGTGGAGAGATAATTCTCGTTCAGTCCGGAGGGAGTCCAGATGCTATTGGGATCGGAGGCGACATTGCCGCGCCCTTGGAGGATCAGATCCTGCTTCTGTGGGAAGAGGTTGCCGACGCTCTGGTTGAGCTCAGCCCGGGCGCCGAGGATGCGTGTGCCTGCCGCTTGCAGGCTGGGGTTGTTGCGGTAGGCCGTGTCAATGAGGCTATCCAGGCGAGAATCGTGGAATTGCTTCCACCACGACCGGTCAATATCCACCGGCGGCCTGTCGGAAATCCCGTCATATTTTTTCCACTTTCCTTGAATCCGCGCTTCGGGCGTAGAAAAATTGGGACCCACCATGCAGGAGGTCATCATGAGACTGGTTGCAAGAGCGAGGCGGTATGGATGCAGGAAACGGAGTGCTTTCACGGAGTGCAACGGTTCAGCGCCGCGCGAGACGGGATTTCGGCGATGTATCCCCGGTCGGCTTGCTTGGCGAGTCATTTTTACTCGCGTGGCAAGTCTGGTGGCAGTTGTCGCCATGGCCGGGGGAGCTTGGGGGGACGAGGCCAGCCGGTATGTCTGGGCGGGAGTCGATGGGCGGCTGCAATATGCGGCGGACGACCGGGGTAATCACATCCCCGATTTTTCCATGTGCGGATACCGTCGAGGAGAGGTGGAGATTCCCTCGGTGGCGGTGGTCGCCACGCTGGAATCTGCCCCGGGTGATGCATCGGATCGTGTGCAGGCTGCGATCGATGCCATCGCGGCCCGACCACCCGATGCCAGCGGCATCCGGGGGGTGCTGCTCCTGCGCAAGGGTGAGTATAGACTCAGCCGCTCGCTGCGCATTTCGGCAAGCGGCATCGTGCTGCGGGGCGAGGGAAATGGTGCGGATGGTACTGTGCTTCTTGCCACGACGCGGAGCCAGTATTCCCTCGTGGAGATTGGCACGGATAACCTGCCGACGACCTGGAAACCCGTATCTGGCACATGGCAGAAAATCGTCGATGCCTACGTGCCGGTTGGGGCGAGCACATTGTCGGTGAAAGACGCCTCTCGATACAAGGTGGGCGATCCTGTTGTGATTCAGCGTCCCAGTACGGCGGAGTGGATACATGCCCTCGGCATGGACTCGATTCCTCCTCGGTCCGATGGCGGCGAGGTGGTCCAATGGGAGGCCGGGCGCAGAAATCTCCATTTTGATCGGGTGATTACAGCCATCACCGGCAACCGGATCACCGTTGATGCGCCCATATGCAATTCTCTTGATGCCGCGTTTGGCGGAGGGGTGATCTTTCGCCATGATCTGGAGCGACTTCAGGAGGTCGGCATCGAGAATCTGCGTGGCGACAGCCTCTATGATGGTCCGACAGACGAGCAGCATGGCTGGACGTTCATCACCTTCAACAATGTGGAAAATGGCTGGGTTCAGGACGTGACGGCCGTCCACTTTGGTTATGCCTGTGTGCAGCTCGGCAAATTTGCCCGGGCCATCACAGTGGAACGCGCCAAATCGCTGGAGCCGGTTTCCCTGGTTAAGGGTGGACGACGCTATGCCTTTGCCGTTAGCGGGCAGCTTTGTCTGGTGCGCGACTGCTACAGCGAGGATGGACGGCACGACTTTGTGTTTGGCGGACTCACCCCGGGACCGAATGTATTCCTCGATTGTACGGCCGAGCGGGCGCAGGCCGATAGCGGTCCTCATCTGCTTTGGTCCTGCGGAATGCTTTTCGATAATGTCACGGTGAAGGGCAATGAGTTGAACATCCGCAATCGCGGAAACCTCGGAACCGGGCAGGGATGGACCGGCGCCAACAGTGTGCTTTGGAATTGCTCCGCAGACCGGTTGGTTTGCGAGAATCCGCCGACTGCACAAAACTGGGCGATCGGGTGCGTGGGTGCCGTTTCCGGGAATGCCAACCGGGATCTCCCGGGAATGCGGGCATCGCCGCCGAGCCTCTACCGAGCTCAGCTGCGCGATCGTCTCGGGAAATGAGGCTGCAAGCGGGAGAGTGGCAGTTGTACGCGAACATTCGATAATTAGAATGCTTATCCCTTTGCTCAGAGGAAAAGGGAGAGAGAGGGTGCTGGACAAATGAGACGTCCCCCGACGCTGTTGATACTCCCCTTGGTTACCGCCTCCCTGCTTGCAACGGATCCTGCATTCAGCCAGCCTGCGCCTTCGCCTGTTCCCCAGGTTTCCTTGAGCGCCTCGCTTGCGCCGCGCATCGCAGAGATCGAGGCGATGTTGCCCGAGAAGCCGCAGACCTTCGCCCCGTCCTTTGATAATCGCGCCCCTTGGGAGAAACTGGCGGCCGACACCGAGTTCCGCGATTCAAGTTTCAAGCGGGCAGACTACTTGTTGCCCCAGCCGATTCCCGAGGTGACAGATGCCCAGTGGGATGAGGCGATTCGCACGAAGGATCGCAAGGTCGAGAAAGTGCTCGATATGCGGCGAAACCGGCTCGCGGTTTTCATGCTGTCTGAGGGCATGCAGAACCAGGGAAAATACATCCCTGCGATCCTCAAGGAGATCGAGGCGATTTGCGGAGAGCGCAGTTGGGTCTTTCCGGCCCATCAGTCCTTTACTGGAAGCAACGATCTCGGGTCTGCCATGACCTCGTGGAGTCTGGCCACTGCCATCGGGATGCTGGGAGACCGCATGCCCGAGGCCCTGCGGCAGACGGTTAAGGAGAATATCTATCGGCGGGTCATCAGCCCCTATCTCGAGCAGTCTCGCGATGCGTCGCTGAAAAAAGACTGGTGGCGTACGAATGAGAACAACTGGAATGCCGTCGTGCATGCCGGCATCGTGGGTTCCGCGCTGACCACGGTGGACTCCCGCGCAGAACGCGCCGAGGTTCTTGCCCTAGCTATTTCCGAGACGCCATTCTACCTCGGAGGCTTTGCTGCGGATGGTTACTCCCATGAAGGAATGGGGTACTGGAAGTATGGCTTTGGCCATTTCATTCTCATGGCCGAGACTGTGTACTCTGCCACCAATGGCAAGATCGACCTGCTGAAGGACCCGGTGGCCCGCAAGCTCGCAGAGTTTCCGCTTCGCTTTGATGTGGCGGAAGGCATCTATCCGGCCTTTGGCGACTGTCAGCTCTATGAGCAGCAGCCCACCTGGATCTATAACATTCTTAGCTCTCGGTTTGGCATCGGGCTGCCCACGAAGAGGTCATTGATTCTTGATGGTACGTTTTACAACTTCCTTTACGCCTGGGGGGTGAATCTCGGATTGGCCGCGGAGAGCGCAGCTTCCCAGCCCGAACCTCGCCCGCTCCGGGATTGGTTTGAGAACAATCAGGTGCTGGTGGCTCGCACGGCACCGGGGGTCACGCCATCCCTCGGGGTGGCGATGAAGGGCGGCAACAATGGCATTGCTCACTCCCATAATGATCTCGGCCAGTTCGTCGTTGCCTTGAACGGCAAGCTGATATTGGCCGATCCCGGCATGATGGACGTGGGCGGGCAAATCTACGGCCCCAACCGCTACGATAGCGCGATCAATAACTCCTACGGGCATTCTGTTCCCGTCGTTGGCGGAAAACTACAGGGCAACGGACCAGCCTTTGGGGCTCACGTGGTTGACAAGAGCTTTTCGGACAAGGTGGACAGCGTGACGCTCAGCTTGCGGGGAGGGTACAACCTGTTTGCCATCAACGAGCTCACCCGTCGTCTCGAGCTTGATCGCGAAGCCGGCAAGATCACGGTCACCGATCACATGACCGCCGACAAGCCGGTCGCGTTTGGCACCGGGTTGTCCACGTACGGAGAAGCAAAAGAAGAGTCGCCCGGGGTGTGGCTTGTCACCCAGGACGGACAGACGCTGCGAATCACCATCAGCGCGGGTGGAACCCCATTCACCGTCAAATTTGAACAGCTCAAGGACAAGTCCCGTTTCGGACAAGTCAAGCGGCTCGGGATCGAACTTACGGAACCCTCCGCCGATGCCACCATCACAACAGTCATTACCCCAGCATCCTAATCAACGATGAATCGTTTTCTTCCCATTGCTACAGCCATGGCGCTACTTCCCCTCATATCCGGCCATGCGGCCAGTACGGCATCGAATCCCAAGATCGTTTCGGACTACACACTTTCTGTCTATCCGGATCGGGAGGACGCCATCTACAAGAAGGGTGACAAAGTCGAGTTTCAGGTCCTCCTGCTCGGAAAGAATCCGACGGACGACGCGGAAGTCTCCTGGAAGGTCAGCAAGGACGGCGTACCACCTGTTCAGCAAGGCAAGACCAAACTGAAGTATGGCAAGGCGGTCATCCCGGCGTCACTCGATGAACCCGGATTTTTGCTCTGCGAGGTTTCCTTCAACGATGGAAAGCAAAACCTCCAGACGAGCGCGTCCGCGGCGATCGATCCCACGGAGATCAAGCCGAGCATGCCCACGCCCGATGACTTCGATGCCTTCTGGGATGGAAAGAAGGCGGAACTCGCCAAGATCCCTATCAACGCCCGTCTGACTCCAGTGGAGACTCCTCCGGAACGTCCGGGTGTCGAAACCTTTGACGTGCAGCTCGATTGTCTGGGCAAGCCTGTCTCGGGCTTTTACTCGCGACCGATTGGAGCTAAGCCCGGTTCCTGCCCGGCTCTGCTTCTCGTCGATGGCGCGGGAGTCCGCAGTTCCGACAAGCTTTGGGCGATCCGTCCGGCGACGAAAGGGTTTCTCGGGATGGGCATCAACGCTCACGGCATTCCGAATGGGCAACCCGGCACCTACTATGCCGCCCTCGGTGATGGTGAGCTGAAAGGCTATCGCACGGACGGGCGCGAATCCCGGGATACCTATTACTTCCTGGGTATGTATCTCCGCGTGAAGCGAGCTCTCGACTTCCTCATGGCCCAGCCGGAATGGGATGGCAAGGTGCTCATCATCAATGGGGGAAGCCAGGGTGGAGGGCAGGCGTTGGCCGGTGCGGGGCTGGAACCTCGCGTCTCCGGCATCGTGGTTATGATTCCCGGCCTGTGTGATCTCACCGGCATGGCGGCTGGACGTATCGGCGGCTGGCCGAAGCCGGTGCCCAAAGATGCGGCGGGCAATCCCGATCCGGTAATCCTTAACAACATGCGGTATTTTGATTGCGTGAACTTCGCTCCTCGCATCAAGGCGGAGACAAAGTTCTGGCTGGGATTCAATGACATTGTTACTCCGCCGACCGGCCAATATGCCGCCTACAACGCCATCACCGCTCCCAAGACTCTCATCACCGCGCCGGAGTATGGACATGGCGGAGAGGCCCCGAATTTCTGGCCACTGATCAATAACCTGATCTATGATATGGCGGCTCAGCAGCAGAAGAAAAACTCCACCCCCTGACCGCTCATGAACGCTCAAGCTTCCTTCCTTTCACTTGGCCTGCTGGCTCTGCTGGCAGCGGGATCCTTTGCTCTCGCCGCCGAGGTCGTGGTGGAAGATCATTTCGAAGACGTCGGCGAGTTTGAGAACACCAACCTGGTGGAGTCCAAGCTTGCATGGGAGTCGGCCATGAACCGGCAGGCCCTGGGTGTCATGGGAGATGCCGACGGACTCAAGACGGGAAACGCGCTTTTCATCGGCAACAACCTTGCGTTTGCACGTATCCCCGATATCGCGCTCGAGGTGGGCAGCACCCTGACTTTGACCCTCAGATTCCGGGCGACCGATCCGAGTCCCGAGTTTGGCGGTCCTTTTCGGCTCGGGCTGGCGCAGAGTCGGGATGATTATCCGGAAAAGGGCGACACGATCGGGTACTGGCTTTTACTTGGCACCCAGGGAGGGTCGGTTTCCTTCGAGACCAACGCCGACTCGCTTATTGGTGGAGGCAATGATGGGGTGGGCATTGGGGAACCCTTCAAGAAAGACCTGGTCTGGAACCAGCCTCATACTGTGGTGATGAAATTTTCACGTCCGGCTGCGGAGAAGGTGGAGATTCGCGTGCAGATCGACGGAGGAGAGGAGTTCATCCGCACGGATACTGCGGCGAGTGTCACCACTTTTAACATCATTGGTTTGCGGGTCGCGGATCGCCAGGGCACCAAGACGTTCGTGGACGATGTGAAGCTGGAGCTCACGAAGGGATCAAATTAGCGAGGACGCCGGAGCATTGTGAAACGCCTTGCTGTCGTTGGGGTCGGCGTACTTTTTGTGCTGGCCGGGGGCTTGATCGCGGGAAATATCGAGAATCCGGGTTTTGAAAGCGGTCTGGAAAAATGGGACGTCCAGGGTGCACCTGGCGCCGCATTTGAAACACTCAAGGAGGCTGCATCCATCGGAGAACTTGGCCTGCGGGTAAAGGTGATCTCCACCCCGGCAGCCGGGATGATGACGAGTTCCCAACTACCGGTTGAACCGGGTAAGTCCTATCGCCTTGCCTATTGGTTTGGTGGTGGGGGGCCCACGCCGGCAGTAGCCTCCATTGAGATCGTATTTTTTGATGAAAAGGGTGCTGCATTACCTGCTCCCCAGTCTCCCGCGGGAAAGAAAGCCCGCACCGTGGCCACTGGCAGTTCTTCCTGGGCTGGATACGAACTCGCCGCAATCGCGCCCGTCGGCGCAAAGACCGCCGCCGTATGCATCAAGCCCATGAACGGGCAGGGTGGAGCGGTGGATTTTGACGACATCCGCCTGGAGGAGATGCCTGCCCAGTCGACCGGTTCGACACCGCCTCCTCTGGATTCGCCGCGTATCCAGGAGTTGAAAGACGAGATCCAGAAAAACCCGACCCGGGGCAAACAACCGCCGAAGGTCGTGATCAAGCTCGATGATCTCAAACCCGCGCAGGGAGGAGGAATCAGTCCGCAGTGGCAGCGTGTGGTCGACTACGCGAGGGCAAAGAATGCCAAGCTCAGCATCGGAATCATCGCGCAGTTCATGGAATCGGGAAATGCGGAATTCTTCAAGTGGGTGCAGGACCTGAATGCGGCGGGGAGCGTGGAGTTCTGGCATCATGGCTGGGACCATGCGGCGGAGGGAAACCTCAAGGAATTCTCCGGCCAGCCTTACGAGCGCCAGAAGGACCACATGACCCGGGCCAATGCCCTGGCGAAGGAGAAGCTGGGCTTTGTTTTCACGAGCTTTGGCGCCCCATTCAACGCCACCGACGCGAGCACGGTAAAGGTACTCTCGGAGGATTCCGACATTACGGTCTGGATTTACGGTGATCCGAGGAACCCGGCAGGGAAAACCGTGCTGCCACCGAGTCCGGTCATGATCGAAACGCGCGGGCGGCCTGATTTTGAGGCTTTCCTGGAGGCTTATGCCCATAACCGCGGAATCGGATCATTCGCTATGCAGGGCCATGCGGGTGGATGGAAGGACGACGCTTTTGACCAGTTTCGGGCCATGGTGGATTTTCTGCAAAGCCAGAACGCTGAGTTTGTCTTTCCCCGGGATTTCGCGGGCAAGGACTAACCGTGCTCTGGAGGGGCTGGCCAAGATAAATGGTGTCTTTCCCACCTTGAACGTGCATAGCTAGGGCATGGCGGTACGTCGAGTTTCCCAGAAGAACGTAGCCGATGCGGCAGGCGTCCATGTGACCACGGTTTCGCTCGCGCTGAAGAACAGTCCGCGCCTGCCGGTTGAGACCCGGGAAAAGATCCAGCGCATCGCACGGGAGTTGGGCTATCAGCCCGATCCAATGCTCTCTGCTCTCACCATTTATCGGCGTAAGGTTCACCAGCCGTATTTTCAGGGTACGCTGGCCTGGCTCGATAATCTCAAAGGAGGCTCTCAGCCGCCAGCCAAGGCGCGGTATCGCGATTATTGGGATGGAGCGGTCGAGCGTTGCTCGGAGCTGGGATACCAGATCGAGGAGTTTTCTACAGACGAGATGTCGCTTTCCCGGATCTCGAAGGTCCTGAAAGCTCGCGGCATCTCCTGCATCCTGCTGCCTCCGCAGCCCAGGCATCTCTCGCATATCAAGTTTGACTGGGAGAACTTTTGCGCATTGTCCTTCGGCTTCAGCCTTGCCTTTCCCCGGCTTCACCTGGTGACCAACGCCCAGTACAGGTCGGCGCGTCAGGCGGTACGTACCATCCGTTCCTACGGGTATCGGCGTATCGGATTCACCACTCTCCGGGTCATCGAACTGCGGACCGACCAGAATTTTTCCTCCGGGTATCTGGCGGAACACCGGCTGGGACGCCGCGAACCTCTGCCCATTTTTGAGTTTGATGATGCTCAGAAATCGGTGCGTCGGACGTTCGTCCGAGAGTTTACCAAATGGTTTCGCGCCAATAAACCGGATGCCATCATTTCGCTGGATCACGAGGTCGCAAATGCCCTGAAGACATTGGAGATCGAACCATCCAAATGCGGCTATGCCTCACTCCATCTGGATAGCGCCGAGTCAGGCGTGGCGGGGATCTGTCAGAATGACAAGCTCGTGGGCCGTGCTGCAGTTGACTACATCGTGGATATGTACAATCGCAATGAGCGGGGTGTCCCGGGCGTGCCTTATCGCGTACTGGTGGAGGGGACCTGGGTCGATGGGGCGACGCTACCGCGTCGGGTGAGTCCCACCGTGCCGATAGCGCCCGTGCTCTAGACGGATAAACTGGTGACGCCCGGCGGTAATGTCTGCTCGATCCGCTGGCCGTTTACCATCATCACCAGGGTAAATTCCGCAGTGGAGACGGCAGTGACGGCCAAGGGAGAGTGCACTGAGTCACGAGCTTCCGCGATGACCGAGACGGTGGCGGTGCCCAGTTGCAGATTGTCGATTCCGTGGCGATCAGACCGCCGAATGGTCCACTCAAGGCGACGGTTTACTCCATCGCAGTGCAGCCCCAGGATATTCTCGATAACGAGCGCGATCGGGCCGATGCCTGTCCAGCCGACGAAGTCCTTCATGGCTGGATCGCCGGGGCGGAAAGGAATCTCCGGCGCATAGTTTTCCCACACCGTGCCAGTGTCGCGAAAAACGGCTTCCATTCCGTCGAGATACCGCGTCGCAGTCTCGGCGGCAAAATCCCCGTAGCCACAGCGCTCCAGCCCCTTGATGATGGCGTAGTTTGTCGGCGCCCACACCGCGCCCAGCCAGTAGCCGCCGTTTTCGGTGTAGTCGGGCTCGTCGGCTGCAAGGGTTGGAAATACGAATGGTCGCCAGAAGCGCGTCTCGTCTTTCAGGTGGGCGACGAGGCGCTCGGCCTGCTCGGATGAGGTAATGCCCGCCAGCAGAGGCCAGAATCCGCCGGATGTCTTGACTCGTACCTGGGAACCATCATTCCTGACGTCGTAGTAAAAGCCGTCCTCGGCATTCCAGCACCAGCGATTGATGCGCTCACTGATGGCGGTGGCTTCCTGGCGAAAGCCAGCGGCTTTCTCAGACATGCCGAGTTCTTCGCAGATGGTGGCGAGATCATTGTACTGAATGACCATCTGGCAGGACATATCGACCCAGCCATTGCCTCCGCGCGGGGCATTGTCCATGCCGCAGCCGAGCGGGGTGTTCCAGTAGAGTCGGTGGACGGAGCCGGCGGATTGACGGCCTTTGTCGACCCAGTCTGGCTGGTCGTCATAGTGGTCGGGGTCGCTCTCCGTATTCAACCATGCGACATATTTTTCCAGCGGAGGCAGCACGGAGGCGAACCGGCTTTTGTCTCCGGTGGTGCGAAATGATTCCGCCTCAGCCCAGCTGAAGAGGGGCGGATTGACAGCATCTCTCGGGCCTCGGAAATAAAAGTCCGATCCATCGCGACGAATTTCCCGGCAGATAAACCCGCTCGCGTGCTGGCGGGCATAAAAGTTGTCCAGCGACTGCACGGCGGGAAACGCCCGGTGACCATAGCGGGCAAACATGATCATGAAGATCGTGTCCCATTGGAAAACGTTGCCGTTGAATGCCGCATCCAGATAGTCCGAAACGAGGCCGGATTCCGCTTCTGGCTGGCGGAGGTGCTGAAAGGCCAGTTCCCAGCACCGCCAGTACATCTCCAGCCATCCGCGGTTCCCGTCCAGAATGGGGCGGGGCAGCGCTTTTCTCGCATCGGCAAAGCCGGGCAGAGCGCTTGCAGGCTGATAATCTTTCTTTTGAAAATAGGCGCCCCGCGGCGAGTCGGTCGAGGAGGAGGATTCGGAGGACATTGAGGCAGTTACCCTGACAGGATTCAACCGGCAGAGCCATTCCCAATCTAGGCTTTGCGGCGGCGCAGGACGACCAGGGTGGTCAGGCCGACGATCAGGCAGGCAAACGTCCCGGGTTCCGGCACTGCCACCGTGAGATTGAGATCGCCGGTCGTCTGGGAAAAGCTCCAGATCTCGTTGCCTTGGGTAAGAGTCCAGATGCCTCCGCTGTTGGTCAAAGTCCCACTGTAGCTGCCAGCGAGTACGACGGATGAGAAGCTCCCGCTGGTGGAGCCGAAGGAGAACAAATCAAAGGTGTAGTCTCCTGTGCCAAAGGTCGTGCCAAGATTGAGCACCAAAGCGCCATCGTAGGTCAGCAGATTGCCGACCATGACGGCGTCAAATGTGGTCCCTCGCGAGGTGCCGTTGATTTCCATCGTCACCGTGGCCGATGATTGAAGCGTCAGGTTGTTGAGGAACGTGATCTCGCCTGGGCTGTTGCCGGGTTTGAGGTTGCCCTTGATCGTGGCAGCACCTCCGATGGTGCCGCTGCCACCGAGGGTCGCGCCCGCATCGACTGTCACCGTGCCGGAGCCATTGTTTCCATTGATGAGGAGCGTGCCCTCATGAACCAGCGTGCTCGAGTAGTTGCCCGAGCCCGAGAGCGTCAGTGTGTTCGCTCCGATCTTGGAAAGGGCGCGCGTGGAGGTCTGGTTGGTGGCGTAGGTGAAGTTCCCCGCGGTGGTGTCGATCGCCACGCCGGTTGTCGCATTGAGCGTGAACCCGGACAGCGTGTTGGCGAAGAGTGAGTCCACATCGGCGGAGGAGTAGTCATTGCTCCCGCCGACGCCGAGGCCGATGAAAGTCCCTGCAGCGGCCGTGACAGTGCTGGCGGAGGACTTGGCGGACTTGTTCGCAAAGACCAGCGTGCCGCCGCTGACGGTTGTTGCACCCGTATAGGTATTGCTGCCGGAAAGCACCCAGGTGCCAGTTCCGCTCTTTGTCACGCTGTTGGTGTATTGTCCGCCGGAGTTTACCCCGACGGATGGGTTGAAGACGTTTCTACCCGTATTGGTCCCGGTCAGAATCAGGGAGTGGACGGTGGTGCTATTGCTAAAGGAAACGGCGCCGGAGCTCGTAAAACTCAGGGTGTGAGCCGTATTGGCTGCGGAGGAGTCAATCGTTGCCGAAGTCCCCGACCCGAAGTTTGAAATCGTAAAGAGGCGATCGGTCGAGGCGGTATTGGCCGCTGTGTGCTGGATACCTCCTCCGGCAAAGACAATATCTGCTGCAGAGCCTGCGGCCGAGCCCTTTCCAAGGCCGCTGGCTTCGTTGATGTTTCCAAATTGTTCGACGTTGGCCATACCGCCCCAGAGCGTCGTTACACCGGTATAAGTATTGAGGCCCTTGAGATAGGTCGTTCCCGTCAGGCTGGCAGAACTATATACGCCATTTGCATCATAGCGATCTGCTCCGCCCATCAGGGTCACCCCCGTGGTGAAGCCAGAGGCATTCGCTATCACGGTATCGATGACCAGGGAATTGCCCGCAGTGGCGCCGAGGCGCAAAGTTGATGCTGCGTTGGTAAAGGTCATTGCTCCATTCAGCGTCAGAGTCGTGCCCGTGGATGAAGCCATGTTGGCAATCAGCGGGCTCCCTCCTGAAACCGTAATGGCGCGATTCGAGCTTTGGCTCGTTGAGCCGATATAGCCGAAGATCCCGCCGCCTGCCATGCCGACTACAGAGTTCGCACCGGTGGACGCGCCGAGACTGGAAACTTCCCCGACATTGCCGATGGATGTGAAGTAGACGCGGCTGCTTCCGGTGATTTTACTGTCAAACGTATTGCTATCATTGGACAGGACGAGGGCGGGGGTGGTGGACAGGCCGGGCCCGTAAGCGGAGAATTGCGTCGCGATGCTGGAGCTGGCTCCGCCGCCGGTGACCAGAGACTTGAGAACAAGCACTCCCGGCTGGGTCACTGTGGCGGTTACGTTGGGATTGGCCGCGAACTGCACGAGGTGCGCCGCATTCGAGAGATTCAGCGTGACGTCGCTGCTGATGATCGCCTTGGACCCGTTTGGCGAGGGCACCACGACATTGCCCGCCAGCGAGAGCGTCGTCTGCCCGGCCGTGCCTGTGCCATTCAGCGTGATCGACTCGCTCGTGGTGATGGTGCTGGAGGTCGTTCCAAAGAGGAGATCCTTGACTGCATAGGTGCCTGCCGTGCCAGAGAAGGAATAGGTGCCAGCACTT of the Terrimicrobium sacchariphilum genome contains:
- a CDS encoding efflux transporter outer membrane subunit, which encodes MATTATRLATRVKMTRQASRPGIHRRNPVSRGAEPLHSVKALRFLHPYRLALATSLMMTSCMVGPNFSTPEARIQGKWKKYDGISDRPPVDIDRSWWKQFHDSRLDSLIDTAYRNNPSLQAAGTRILGARAELNQSVGNLFPQKQDLILQGRGNVASDPNSIWTPSGLNENYLSTQALVSVSWEIDFWGKYRRQIQSDRAGYLATIAAYDSILVTLVADVASTYVNIRTLQARLAVNRANIAQQKKSVEVAVARRTAGRVGDLDVEQAKAQLATTEAEGPSIQTALQRAIDSLAVLLGETPVETERRVGSSGSIPTPPSNLAAGVPADLLRRRPDVRQAGLEAASRSARIGVEFAKILPSFSLNGTFGYTGGSENVSFSNFFNWQQAAANSAGSLVVPIFNYGRLVNQVRVADASFQEGLLNYQHAVLNAQREVQDALADYVNSSRRVAQLQAAVKAASSAVEIANLQYELGTADYARVLTAQSQRLAAEDALAQAKGQYANSLIAAYRAMGGGWELRNEAGVISPATRAQMASRTNWGNLLEINQHLPPDAASAPTPGAATQPAR
- a CDS encoding heparinase II/III family protein yields the protein MSASLAPRIAEIEAMLPEKPQTFAPSFDNRAPWEKLAADTEFRDSSFKRADYLLPQPIPEVTDAQWDEAIRTKDRKVEKVLDMRRNRLAVFMLSEGMQNQGKYIPAILKEIEAICGERSWVFPAHQSFTGSNDLGSAMTSWSLATAIGMLGDRMPEALRQTVKENIYRRVISPYLEQSRDASLKKDWWRTNENNWNAVVHAGIVGSALTTVDSRAERAEVLALAISETPFYLGGFAADGYSHEGMGYWKYGFGHFILMAETVYSATNGKIDLLKDPVARKLAEFPLRFDVAEGIYPAFGDCQLYEQQPTWIYNILSSRFGIGLPTKRSLILDGTFYNFLYAWGVNLGLAAESAASQPEPRPLRDWFENNQVLVARTAPGVTPSLGVAMKGGNNGIAHSHNDLGQFVVALNGKLILADPGMMDVGGQIYGPNRYDSAINNSYGHSVPVVGGKLQGNGPAFGAHVVDKSFSDKVDSVTLSLRGGYNLFAINELTRRLELDREAGKITVTDHMTADKPVAFGTGLSTYGEAKEESPGVWLVTQDGQTLRITISAGGTPFTVKFEQLKDKSRFGQVKRLGIELTEPSADATITTVITPAS
- a CDS encoding DUF2334 domain-containing protein, encoding MKRLAVVGVGVLFVLAGGLIAGNIENPGFESGLEKWDVQGAPGAAFETLKEAASIGELGLRVKVISTPAAGMMTSSQLPVEPGKSYRLAYWFGGGGPTPAVASIEIVFFDEKGAALPAPQSPAGKKARTVATGSSSWAGYELAAIAPVGAKTAAVCIKPMNGQGGAVDFDDIRLEEMPAQSTGSTPPPLDSPRIQELKDEIQKNPTRGKQPPKVVIKLDDLKPAQGGGISPQWQRVVDYARAKNAKLSIGIIAQFMESGNAEFFKWVQDLNAAGSVEFWHHGWDHAAEGNLKEFSGQPYERQKDHMTRANALAKEKLGFVFTSFGAPFNATDASTVKVLSEDSDITVWIYGDPRNPAGKTVLPPSPVMIETRGRPDFEAFLEAYAHNRGIGSFAMQGHAGGWKDDAFDQFRAMVDFLQSQNAEFVFPRDFAGKD
- a CDS encoding acetylxylan esterase, which encodes MNRFLPIATAMALLPLISGHAASTASNPKIVSDYTLSVYPDREDAIYKKGDKVEFQVLLLGKNPTDDAEVSWKVSKDGVPPVQQGKTKLKYGKAVIPASLDEPGFLLCEVSFNDGKQNLQTSASAAIDPTEIKPSMPTPDDFDAFWDGKKAELAKIPINARLTPVETPPERPGVETFDVQLDCLGKPVSGFYSRPIGAKPGSCPALLLVDGAGVRSSDKLWAIRPATKGFLGMGINAHGIPNGQPGTYYAALGDGELKGYRTDGRESRDTYYFLGMYLRVKRALDFLMAQPEWDGKVLIINGGSQGGGQALAGAGLEPRVSGIVVMIPGLCDLTGMAAGRIGGWPKPVPKDAAGNPDPVILNNMRYFDCVNFAPRIKAETKFWLGFNDIVTPPTGQYAAYNAITAPKTLITAPEYGHGGEAPNFWPLINNLIYDMAAQQQKKNSTP